The Glycine max cultivar Williams 82 chromosome 3, Glycine_max_v4.0, whole genome shotgun sequence sequence CCTAAAACAATTCTTTCATATAAACACTAACGGATTTTTTCTCTGATGAGAGAATTGCTTTAGGAACCGTATTTTCCCGTCTACGCCAAGAAAAGCTTAaagcagattagaagttcttaAAACTTATTTGTAGAGTTGAAGACAATTTTTATCGTGCATTAAAAAATACCATGTTACtgtaaattttattgatttccTCGACTATccacttttatttataaagtgGATTCCACCCTTGATAATACTCGAGCTTTATTTTATCCAactgtaattaatatttatacaacTGCAATATTATGTTTTCGTTTTGCTTTTATACTAATCCTCTGCGCCTCTGCCGTCTTATGATGAAAACTCATTTTAGGCGAGTCAATGACATTTCTAACTACAGATGCATTTGACTAAACACGATGTATGCGAAGCTTGAACCTAATGCGTGCTTCATGTAGTACTAACTTTAAgtatacaaatttaaattagcaATTATTGTACtcaataaaaaatgcaaatcTAACTGTAACAATACAAACAACCTAaatcaaaactaataaaaacCAAAGTGCAAAATATGATTCCCTCCCTAAGTCCACCAAGCACTCTTGTCCTCGCCCCTTGAAACAATGTTAATGGGGGAAAAGAAGGGCATCAAGCGTCTATAAATCTAATGTCAAAGGTGTGAGGATGTATCTGCCATACATTAAGTGCTGCATACTCCTCCAAGCACTCTTTCAACTGGGCTTCGCTGTACCCCTGTTTGAAAGCCAAAAGTCCCAAGGTCAGAATATTATTGTCTAGGGGGAAACAAAACAGCTAACTTATTTGACAGTCAGGGCCATGCTCTGTCTTTCACACAACAAAAGCAAAATACTAAGTGCTAGCACATTTAGTTAACAGCCAAGTACGTCAGTAAATTAATTACAGAGAGgatcaaaaaataataagtgcAATTTTGTAAAAACAAGGAATAGTGTTTACTCAAACTTGCCTTACCATCTCTTAGTTCATTTGATAATATATTCAGTTTATGGCTCTTTATTCAATGAAATAAAGTAATCCTTTAAATGTTCCATGATCTTTTGATTGTTGAGTTCCTCGTGTTCAACAGTCAAACTTGAATCTAAACTGTTCACAATACTGCACAATGGATCGTATTCAACTTTGGGCAGTATATGTACTTACCTTCCTAGATATCCAGTTCAGTGCATGGGCATAGCTGACGTCCATTCGGTTACCTCTAGCTGCTTCATCCCGCAGTATGGAATAGATATCAGATATGGCATCCAGACCAGATTTTTGACGATCTTCAGAATACAAAGAGAATTTTGACATCTGCATTAACCTCAGTGCCTCGTCCACGTCACTCTGAGCAACAGTCTCAGAAAAACGGAGTCTTGCTAGTGCctgtttagaaattaaaaatggaatagTATTTGCTTAGACaatatacaattaaaaataatcagatGCTTATTATTACTTCACATCATGGACTTAAAAGGCATAGCCAACCTAAGTAATAACAGATATTTAAAGCCAAAAATTAACCAACACCTAAatcagttttaattttaaaaactgaacctGCAATGACGTATGTACATAAATCATTAAcccaaaaagaaaagtaaatataacctaaatgtctaATTTCACTGCTCTCTTTTGTGGGGAAAAGATGAAGACTTACAGCTGATATGCGGAGAATACTGAGCAATGTCCTTACAGTAGTGTAGGAATGCGGAGCATTGGACCTTGCTTCTTCTTGACGAATGCTGGAGTATGCAGTAGCAATATACTCTTCCAGTTCCCTGGGGACACTAGGAGACAATCTTCTTGCAGCTGATATGTATGCACTAGATTAAAGCAAAACATTTCAATTTGtattagttttcttttactagCAAACAGGGCATTGGCACAATCTCCCATGTGTAACTATATGAGCACTCAGAAATCAGAATAAATATACAATCAAATGGGCAACATATATGCACCATATACTCCAGTGTATAATcttattaaaaagattaaaccATACTTACCGTAGAACAGATGGTTCAAGAGGAGTGAATCCAAGAGCAGGAGACTCCTTATTTTGGTGAACATATAGGACATGCCTAGCCATTTCAAGATCATTATCCATATCAGCTCGATCAAGGATTAACCACAGAAGATCAAATCTTGATAGCAGGGCATGAGGAAGATTAATATTTTCAGCTGGAGTTCTTCTTAGATCATATCTTCCCCTTTCACAATAAAATATGGGTAAATTAGATTTTGAAAGCATGGGTTTGCATATCTCTTAGATCATGTCTGCAACTGATAAGGTGAAAAGAAATAATACCATGCTGGATTAGCAGCAGCAAGGACGGCAGTCCTTGCATTCAGCGATGTAGTGATCCCAGCCTTGGCAATGCTAACAGTCTGTTGTTCCATAACTTCATGTATAGCCGTACGATCGGATTCGTCCATCTTGTCAAATTCATCAATGGCACATATGCCCATATCTGCTAACACCTGAAATTTAGAATGTTCTTTTATAATATCCACCTATAACCGGAAACAACTAGTTAAAAGAACACAAACTGTATTAATATAGGGGCTAAAGAAGTAATGTGATGCATGACTTATTTCCCATCTTACTTTTGCAAGTATTGTCAACATTTCATGTGTATTTTACCAGATTTTTCTAGTTTTCTCAACCTAACATATATAAGCACAATAAGGATGGAaggaattgttgttgttgtacttAAGAAAGGAGGATTCCATTACCAATGCTCCACCTTCAAGAACCATCTCATTTGTCACTGGATCTTTCTGAACAGCAGCAGTTAGACCAACTCCACTACTTCCTCTGCCAGTAGTGTACACCCCTCTGGGTGCTACATTGATTATGTGTTTAAGGAGCTGACTCTTGGCAACACCAGGATCACCCATCAAACATATATGTAAATCTCCTCTAATCTACAATTAAATAAAGTTTATATTTAGTAGTTTAATCGTGCACATGTATATCATACacacaataaataaaacaaaatgcaaaaagGGCTTAACCACAGAAAGTATGGCTAATAGCATTTGAGTGAGGGAGAGGAAAATTACTAATTCCATACTTGAATTTTAATCACTAATGTCATTGTAATTTTGCAAATGACACCATGCCTTAATCCATACTAATTCAATAAGTTGCAGTAAGCTCATGTGgctttatttatatacataGTTCATTACCTTCATTCCATCTTTCAACGTACGATGGGGAGCACCAACAAGGAGAAGAAGCAGTGCTTTTTTAATGTCGTCATGTCCAAATATTTCAGGAGCAAGTGATCGTGCCAATTTATTGTAGATGTCACCATCCTCTGCTAATCGTGCAATCTGCTCTTCCTCATCTCCTCTAAACTCATATCTATGACAGAATAAATCAGTTAAGCGGTTGTTGTTTCCCCCAAACTACTTTAATTAGTTTAACTAGTAGATATGTATTATGTTCAAGCAAGCAAAAATAATCAGTACTTAGTGTGGGTAAAGAAAATGGTGCTAATTATTATCAATCAAGGTCTGAAAACTAACTTActcttcatattttttcttgaaatgcATTACAGACATGGCCTCTAAGTAAGTGTCAGCAACTAAGCCCGCACGCATTGCTCGAAAACCAGTGTAAGGTATAGGAAGAAAAATCCCAGAAAATTCAACCACATCCCCGGGAGCCACCTGACAATTTACAACAAGCATGAGTTTATAAACTGAAGTTAATTAGCCATTAAATTTCAGCTACTTGATAACATATGCAGCAACTAGTAGTTTGATGCCAATTGGCAGGAGATAACCAACCTTTCTTGTGAGTTCTCCTCTTAGATGCACAGTCATTGTTCTTGGAATATGGCCTTTGGGGACATGTTCAGCTAATTCTTGAATTTTGGCCTGCATTTTAACCATATCACAAATATCTTACCATCTTACGCTAAAGTAAATAAGCAGTTGTATAGACTATATAGAACAACATGAAAAagtgaataaatatattttgatgacTGAACCGGAGAGCAAACCTCTTGAAATCTCAAAAATTTTGATGCTCTTAGTTGAAGGATAACATTCCCCTTTCTTCTGTTTGTATCACAGCGCTTTGATGGGCATTCAAACAAGGGCATGAAGACCCGAGCAGTTACTTCCTGTTCAGGAAAGGGAGAAAATAACAATGTCAAGGACCTACTGGCATGCAAATTCCACAATGGTCTAGCCATATCCcagcaaaaataaattaatccacAACAAGAACTAACAAGGTTTGATAGATAGTCATAATCCTTTAAATATTGTAGTTTAACATCCTGGCAATCAAATCATGTTGGCAGAGAGAAAATTCAAAAACTGTAATGgaccttttttttaaatcacaCCAAGCAAATATCATGCAGTAGTTCTTTTATTGGCATAAAATCCAGTGTCAAAATTGTGCAGTTCACGCAGTCATTTCATCAATCACCTGGTAAATTTCAAATCCACAATCCTCGCATGTGTATACAGCCACTTTCATCAATGGTTTAACATCTGAACAACGTATCACAATACCAGAAATTCTTACAAGCTGACCAATGTTCGAAGCTTTAACCTCCCTAATTGTAGAGGGTCGTCCTTTTGAAGATGCTTTAATATAAAGTTCACTGCAATAGACTCACGAGGTCAGATTAGGACTGCCACATAAAAGCTAAGGCATAAACACCATACCGTGTCagatattttttactattgGATTTCCAATCAAAACATACTGAATGAAACAACTTTCTGCAATTACAGTTACACAATCCctaaaaattgaatgaaaaggAAGGAGGTGGGCGAATCTCACTAGTAACGCTTGATTTCAGGAGGCATCTTCTGACGTGGATCGGAACCGTCGGTGCCTTCTACTCCTTCATCAGATCTCTGAGTCATCAATATGTCATGATCATCATCTGTGAAGTCCTCCGTGGGCTCCGGCATGAGTTCATCAATTGCATTGGAAAAAATCCCAATATACCTCCGAGTGTTATCAGTAACACGGCTCAGAAATTCCTCGTCCAGATCTTTGTACTGAAATctccaaagaaaaaaatttaacagaGTCCACGATTTTGATTAGAATCGTGTAACACAGAAGTAGCAAATCTTACATTAAATAAATCCTCAAGGTCGATCTGGACTGCTCGAGTTTTGTGGTTTGCAACATCTTGCTGGAAACATTTGAGAGATTAAAGGAATCAGGTTAAAGGTCAACAAGAGAAgcatgagaaaaaaagaagaaaaaactcacCAGGATGTTCATGTATTTGGCTTCGCCATTGGCATCTGCAAAGTTGGAAAGGAAATCCTTCGCCAGAGCTGAAGAAAGAGCATTAGgcttaatttaacaaaatcaaaaccctaattgtgaagaaatttgaccgaggagaaggaagaagaaaggtaaAGTTTACCGCTAatcggaagaagaagaaaatagatcGGGGAAAAACCGTTGTTTACCTGTGTCTGCGTCGAAATTGAGGTTCTTGGCGCTCATGGTGACGAAAACGGCTACAGAacgagagagagacagagagaaagagaagcgGGAAAACGTGCTAAGGTATGACTGAAAGAAATGGGCGCGAAACTATATAAACAAGTAGGCAACTTGGCGGGAAAAAAGAACAGTTTCTAGGTCTACGATACGCTGCGATCGGGTACACGGTAAGAACACTAGAACCGTCTATCTGGTGGTGGAGTATAAGTGTAATAATGTTCAACTAGATAAAGTATTCGTGGCTGGCGAGACTCGAATCCGGACTCAAAAACATAACATGAATTTCAAACCTCGAAATTCTCAATAgaatgctaattttttttaagacttaAATGAATTTTCCAAcattcctctattttaaaacaGAGGCATTAATCTTCACACTTTTTAAGGTctccaattttaattttgtattttaaaataaaaatattaaatcttttaattttgaaaattttataattttaattcctcTATGAACTTTGAATACTAGTTATTAAgagattattaattaatgttgaCTTTGACTAAGATTACATAAATGATCTCGTGTCAGACACTAAATACGAATTacattaagttaattttttatcgattaatgttttgaaaaaaccaaaattataaattttataaaaatgaagcactaaaaatttttattttgaaatataaggattaaaattatatattttaaaaaatatgaggactaaatatctatattttaaaatagagagattaaaattataaattttagaaaatagagaggtcaaaattatatttaagcctTATTTTTAGTactattgttttaaattaatatataatattatatatatatatatatatatatatcacatttattaattgtatatttaaatACATTGTTTTATAAA is a genomic window containing:
- the LOC100802903 gene encoding DNA replication licensing factor MCM7 — protein: MSAKNLNFDADTALAKDFLSNFADANGEAKYMNILQDVANHKTRAVQIDLEDLFNYKDLDEEFLSRVTDNTRRYIGIFSNAIDELMPEPTEDFTDDDHDILMTQRSDEGVEGTDGSDPRQKMPPEIKRYYELYIKASSKGRPSTIREVKASNIGQLVRISGIVIRCSDVKPLMKVAVYTCEDCGFEIYQEVTARVFMPLFECPSKRCDTNRRKGNVILQLRASKFLRFQEAKIQELAEHVPKGHIPRTMTVHLRGELTRKVAPGDVVEFSGIFLPIPYTGFRAMRAGLVADTYLEAMSVMHFKKKYEEYEFRGDEEEQIARLAEDGDIYNKLARSLAPEIFGHDDIKKALLLLLVGAPHRTLKDGMKIRGDLHICLMGDPGVAKSQLLKHIINVAPRGVYTTGRGSSGVGLTAAVQKDPVTNEMVLEGGALVLADMGICAIDEFDKMDESDRTAIHEVMEQQTVSIAKAGITTSLNARTAVLAAANPAWGRYDLRRTPAENINLPHALLSRFDLLWLILDRADMDNDLEMARHVLYVHQNKESPALGFTPLEPSVLRAYISAARRLSPSVPRELEEYIATAYSSIRQEEARSNAPHSYTTVRTLLSILRISAALARLRFSETVAQSDVDEALRLMQMSKFSLYSEDRQKSGLDAISDIYSILRDEAARGNRMDVSYAHALNWISRKGYSEAQLKECLEEYAALNVWQIHPHTFDIRFIDA